GGGACCGGAAAAAACGCCTGCTATGGCCGCTTCGGCGGCGGCGCAGTGCTTTTTCGCCCGCTCTCTCGCGCCTTCCAGCCCGAGCAGGGAAGGCCAGGTGGCCTTGGCGCTTTTTTCGTCGTGCCGTACTTCTTTGCCCACCGTGGCTTCATCTCCCACGACGTCGAGTATATCATCGGTTATCTGAAACGCAATGCCCAGTTCGCAGCCGTAAAGGCGTGCCGCTTCCCGCTGTGCGGCCGTGGCTCCGGCAAGCACAGCGCCGCATTCGCAGGCGTTGAAGAGAAGCGCGCCGGTTTTTTTCTCGTTGAGAACGCGCAGCTCATCCAGCGAAAGGCGCTTGCCTTCCCCGAGAAGATCCAGCATCTGCCCGCCCGCCATGCCTGCGGCGCCCGCAGCATCCGCCGTGAGACGCACGGCTTCCAGCAGGCGCTCAGCCGGAACAGCGGCGCAGGCCATGTGACTGAAGGCGTTGGTAAGCAGCGCGTCGCCCGCAAGAATGGCGGTGGCTTCGTCGAAGGCCTTGTGGCAGGTGGGGCAGCCGCGGCGCAGATCGTCGTCGTCCATGGCGGGCAGATCGTCGTGGATGAGCGAATAGGTGTGAATCATTTCCAGCCCCGCCGCAAAGGGCAGGAGCGCCTCGGTGAGTTCATCGGCCTTTTCGGGCGCGCAGGCGCGCGCCACGCAGAGGCAGAGCACGGGACGCAGGCGTTTGCCTCCGGCAAGCAGACTGTAGCGCATGGCGCTGGAGAGGCGGTGCGGAATATCCTCCGAAAGGAAGGAGGAACTGAGGTACTGTTCTATTCTGCTGCGAAGATCTGCGGGCATATATCCCCCTGTAGTGCCTCCCGGAAGGGCGGCGGAGAAAACGGGAGACGCGTGTTTTCAAAGCCCGCGCATCCTCCCCCGTGCACGGCGCGGCGCGAAGGATGCGCGTTTTTTTACGCGTATCAGTCCGAAAGATACGCAAGACGGCTCTTTCGCGCAAGTCGGTGAAGGCCGGACAAACGCTTTTTTCTGCGCGGGGGACTTCCTGCGGGGAGATATCAAAGGGCTGTTGCGTTACTCTTCTTCTCCGTCGCGCCCTGCAAAAGGTTCCGTGCCTTTTTCGGTGCAGAGCCGGATGTCGTGGCGCGCCTTTTCCAGCTGGCGGCGACAGGCGGCGGCATGGGCCAGGCCTTCCTTGTACAGGGTCACGCTTTCTTCCAGGGGGCTTTCGCCGGTTTCCAGTGTCGCCACGATGGCCTGAAGCCGGGCGAGCCGTTCCTCAAAGGTGGGTTCTTTCTTTTTCATCGTAGGTTCCGGGCCGCCGGGGCCTTTTGCGGTTGGTCGAAAATGCTGCGGGAGGGGCCGCCCACGAGCCTGGGCGGATCGCTGAGAAGGGGCATGGCGTCCACGGCCACGCCCTGAACGAGCAGGCCGAAATGCAGGTGCGGGCCCGTAACGCGGCCGGTGGAGCCGGAACGGCCTATGACCTGCCCCTTCTTCACGGTGTCGCCCGCCCTTACGGAAAAGGCGGAAAGGTGCGCGTAGGTGCTGACGACGCCCTGCCCGTGGTCGATATACACCATGTTGCCGCCGAAATACTGCTTTTCCGCCAGAAGTACCACGCCGTCCGCCGCAGCGGCGACCTGCGCCCCTTCGGCGCTGCGCATGTCCGTGCCCTTGTGCGGGGCGCGGGGCTTGCCGTTGAAGACCCTGCGGCCGCCGAAGGGGCTGGTGATGCCGCCGGGCACGGGGCGGTGCAGCGGCAGCGTCCAGCGCTTTTCCGTGCGGACGGCAAGGGCCTTCCGGCTGCGCTCAGAGTCGCGGGCAATCTGTTCCCGTACCTCGCGCGGAGGTTCGACGTATTTGGGTTCCACCTTGAGAATGCTTTTCGGCCATGCCACCGGTACGGCGGAGAGGGAAAATTCCCTGCTTCTGCCTTCCGCTTCAATGCGCACCTTGTGGTTGCCCTTTGCGTCGATGGGCATGGCGAGAAGCGCTTCCGCCTTCCACAGCGAGGGGGCCTGCTCCACGGCGGCGACGCGGAGCGTTTCGCCCCGCCAGAGGAAGGTCGCTTCAAAGGGAGCGCTGGCGGTGACGGCCACGGGGAAGGCGTGCCCCTGACTTACCTTTGCGGGTACGGAGAAGTCGGCCGCCCGGGCGAGGGCGGGGAGCAGAAGAACGGCGATGAGAAGAGAAAGAAGGCGTTTCATGCAGGTTCCTTGTATGCCGCAAGGGCGGAGCTTCGGCGTTATTCCGGCAGGGGGGCGTGCCCGGCTCCGTCGTCCTGCCGGGGCGAGGGCTCCACTGCGGTCACGGTGCCGAGAACACGGCCGTCGGCAAGAATGACGGAAAGGGGGCGGCCCGGCGCCGTCTGCGATACGGAACGCAGAAACGCTCCCGTATCATCGCAGGCCATGGCATAGCCCCGCCGGAGCGGTTCGAAGGGATCGAGGGCCTGAAGGCGCAGCTCCATGCGGGAAAGTGTCTGTTCCCCGGCAAGGCCTATGGTACGGCGCAGCGCGTCGAGAGGGGCGGAGGCGCGTTCCGCCGCCCTTTCCGCATGCTGGAGGCGGGTTTCTCCCGCGCCGGAGAGGCGGAGGGAAAGCGCCTCCACAAGGCTTTCATATCGGCCGAGAGAGGCTTTTGCCGCGGCATCCATGCGGAGCACGGCGTCATGGAGCTTTTCCTCCTGGCGGCGCAGGCGTGCCTGAGGGGAAAGAAGCGCGAGCGCGCGGGAGGCGTGTTCAAGGCGCATGGCAAGCATGGCGGTTCTGCGGGAAAACGCCAGCTGAAGGGCGCTTTCCAGTCCGTCCACATGCTGGATGAGAACATGGCGTTCCTGCCACAGAAGCTGGGCCGTATGGCTGGGAGTGGCGGCGGAGAAATCTGCCGTGAAGTCGGTGATGCTGTGGTCGATTTCGTGCCCTATGCCCGCAAGCACGGGGATGGGGCAGCGGTACACGGCCCTTGCCACGCGTTCATCGTTGAAGGCCCAGAGATCCTGTACGGAGCCGCCGCCGCGGATGAGCACCACCACCTCGGCCCAGGCTTCTCTGCCCGCCCTGTCTATCGCCTCCGCAATGCGGGGCGGAGCTTCCTCTCCCTGCACGGGAACGGGAAGAATGCGTATTTCCGCGCCGAGGCCCCGTGTGGAGCTTATGCGGATGAAATCGCGTATGGCGGCCCCTCCCGGAGCGGTGATGACGGCCACGCGGCGCGGTTCCCGGGGAATGGGGCGCTTGCGGGCGGCGTCGAACAGCCCTTCGGCGGCGAGTTTTCTCTTGAGCGCTTCAAATTCCTGATGCCACAGGCCGAGCCCTTCCGCCTGCCCGAGATCGACGATCATCTGATACTGGCCGCGCGCCCCGTACACCGTGAGTCTTCCCGCACAGATGACGGTCTGCCCGTTTTCCATGCTGCGGGCAAGGCTGGGCCGGGGGCCGTCCTCCCATACCTCGCCGGTGAGCGGGTCGAAGGCTTCCTCCTTCTGCTGGTTTCGGAACCATACGCAGTTGAGAAGGAAATCGTCCTCCTTCAGGGAAAAGTAGACATGGCCGGAGGAGGGGCGGGAAAGGTTGGTCACCTCGCCCCGTACCCAGACATACGGAAAGCGGCCTTCCACCGCCTGCCGCACCTGTTCCGTCACCTGTCGTACGCTGAGGATGGCGCTCATGTCTCTGGTCTCCGCTTCCTGAACCGGGCCGTTTCGCCGCGAATGGGGGTCGGGCTCCCTGCTTCCTTACAGGAAGGAAGCACAGGGCCGGGGCTTGAAACAGGGAAAAGCTCCGGCGGCCCCGCACGCGGCGCGCAATCTGTGCAAGTCGCGTTTTCGCCGCAGGGCGCGGACGGAGCTTTTCAAAAACATCGCCCGGCGGAGGAGGCATGCCTCCTCCGCCGGAAGGCAGGTTCCCGGAACGGAACCGTTCCGGGAAAGGAATCATCGCTTCCAGCTGTCCAGCACGGACTGATACCAGGCGGGGAAGGCCTGTTCGAAGCTGTCTGCGGGAAGGGTGGACTTTTCGCCGGTGCGGCGGTTCTTCACTTCCACCACGCCCTGGGCAAGCCCCTTGCCGCCCACGGTCACCTGCACGGGCAGGCCGATGAGGTCGGCGTCCTTGAACTTCACGCCGGGGCGTTCTTCGCGGTCGTCGTACAGGGTTTCCAGTCCCTGGGCGGCAAGGAAGGCGTCGATGGCGTCGCACTTTCCGGCCACGTCGGCATTCTTCGGATCGAGGCAGACGAGGTGCACGTCGAAGGGAGCGAGCTGGGGCGGGAACATGATGCCGTGCTCATCGAAGTTCTGTTCGATGCAGGCGGCCACCACGCGGGAAACGCCGATGCCGTAGCAGCCCATGATCATGAGCTTTTCCTTGCCGTTTTCATCGAGGAACACCGCGTGCAGAGCTTCGCTGTACTTGGTGCCGAGCTTGAAGATGTGGCCCACTTCGATGCCGCGCTTGATTTCCAGCGGACGGCCGCAGCAGGGGCAGGGGTCTCCGGCAACGGCGTTGCGCAGATCCGCCCATTCGATGGGCAGGGTCACGTCGCGCACAAGGCTCATGTGGAGCACATGGGTGTCGGCCTTGTTGGCGCCGGCGATCCAGTCGTTGGCGGCCATGAGTTCCTTGTCGGCATAGATTTTTTCCACGCCCTTGAGGCCGACGGGGCCGGCGAAGCCCACGGGAGCGCCGGTCATTTCCTTCACCTGTTCGGGAGTGGCGAACACGATGTCGTCGGCGTCGATGAGGTGGGCGAGCTTGATTTCGTTGAGTTCGCGGTCGCCGCGCAGAAGCACGGCCACGGGCTTGCCGTCGGCCATGAAGAGCAGCGTCTTGACGAGCTTGTCCGCACCGATGCCGAGGAAGGAGCACAGCTCCTCAATGGTGTGCTGCGCGGGGGTGTCCACTTCTTCCATGGCGGGGCAGGGCGTTTCGTCCTGCGTGAACACGGTGTTGATGGGCGCGCGTTCCACGTTGGCGGCCCAGGTGCATTCCGGCCAGTTGGTGCAGGCGGCTATGGAATCTTCGCCGGTTTCGGCAAGCACCATGAATTCATGGGAGAAGTTGCCGCCGATGGCGCCGGAGTCGGCTTCCACGGGGCGGAAATCCAGGCCCATGCTGCTGAATATCTTGTGATAGGCCTCCTTCATGGAGGCGTAGCTTGCGTTGGCCGCCTCGTCGCTCACGTCGAAGGAGTAGCCGTCCTTCATGAGGAATTCGCGGCCGCGCATGAGGCCGAAGCGCGGGCGCACCTCGTCGCGGAACTTGGTCTGAATCTGATAGAGGTTCAGGGGCAGCTGGCGGTAGGACTTCACCTCGCCGCGCAGAAGGTCGGTCATGACTTCTTCATGGGTGGGGCCGAGGCAGTAGTCGCGGTCGTGCCTGTCCTGGAAGCGCAGAAGTTCCTTGCCGTACTTCTTCCAGCGGCCGGATTCCTCCCAGAGTTCCGCAGGCTGCACCATGGGCAGCAGCACTTCAATGGCGCCCGCGGCGTTCATTTCACGGCGGACAATGTCCTTGGCCTTGTCCAGGGTGCGCAGCCCCAGCGGCAGCCAGGTGTAAATGCCGCTCGTAAGCTTGCGGATCATGCCCGCGCGTACCAGCAGCTTGTGGCTGACCACTTCGGCGTCGGCAGGGGCTTCCTTCAGGGTGGGGATGTAGTAACGGCTCCAGCGCATAGAGGATCCTTCAGTCGTTAGGGGTAAGAAGTTTGTCGAGTTCTTCAAGAAAAGCCGCAAGCAGCGCCTCCTGCCCGTTGACGGAGCGGAGTATTTCGCCCTTGCGGAAAATGACGCCCTTGTCGCGCCCGCCGGCAAGGCCTATGTCCGCCTCGCGGGCTTCTCCCGGGCCGTTGACCACGCAGCCCATGACCGCAATCTTGAGCCGGCTCTTTGCGGCATGGGGGTGGGACTGCACATATTCCTCGACCCTTTCGGCCATGCCGATGAGGTCGATTTCCGTGCGGCCGCAGGTAGGGCAGGACACGATTTCCGGCCCCCGGCTGCGAAGTCCCGTGGCACGCAGGATTTCCCAGGCCACGGCCGCTTCCCGCACAGGGTCGGCCGTAAGGGAGACGCGTATGGTATCGCCTATGCCTTCAAAAAGCAAAAGGCCGAGCCCCACCGCGGATTTCACGGTGCCGCGCATGGGCGTGCCCGCTTCGGTGACGCCGAGATGCAGCGGATAGTCCGCGCGGGCGGCCATGAGCCGGTAGGCGGCTATGGTATCGGCCACGGAGGAGGACTTGAGCGAAACCTTGATGTCGTAGAAGCCGCGTTTTTCCAGCATACGCACATGGGAAAGGGCGCTTTCCACCAGCGCTTCGGGCGTGGGGCCGCCGTAGCGTTCCAGAAGGTCCCTTTCCACGGAGCCGCTGTTGACGCCCACACGGATGACGGAGCCGCAGGCCTTTGCGGCGGCGGCGAGGTTGTCCACCGGCTTTTCGCCCCCGATGTTGCCGGGGTTGATGCGGAGTCCCCTGAGCCCTGCGTCGAGCGCGGCCAGAGCCAGGCGGTAATCGAAGTGGATATCGGCCACCAGCGGTACGGGCGAGGAGGCGGCTATGGTTTTGAGCGCGGCCGCCGCCTTTTCGTCGGGCACGGCAAGGCGCACGATTTCACAGCCCGCCGCATGGAGGCGGCGTATCTGTTCCAGCGTGGCTCCGGCGTCTCTCGTGTCGGTGTTGGTCATGCTCTGCACCACGACTGGAGCGCCGCCGCCGATGCGGACGTCGCCTATGCTGAGCTGCCGGGTGCGGCTTCTGTGGGGAGCGTTCATGGCTTCTCCTTGATGCTGCGCAGATGGTGTATCGCGTCATACGTGTAGATGGCAAGGGCCAGCCAGATGACGGGGAAGGAGATCATGTCGGAAGGCTTCATGCTTTCTCCGAGCACGGTGATGGCCAGAAGAAAGGCGATGGAGGGGCTCACGTACTGAAGTATGCCGATGGTGGCCAGCGTGACGTGGCGGGCGGCATAGCCGAAAAGAAGAAGGGGCATACCGGTGAAGGCTATGGTGCAGATGAGAAGCACGGGACGCATGGGGCCGTAGCCGACAATGGCGAATCCGGGTTCGGTGAAGCCCAGCCAGAGCACGGCCGCGGGCATGAGCATGAGCGCCTGCACGAAAAGGCTCGGCGCGGCGTCCATGCGAAGGGTTTTCTGCACATAGCCGTACAGGGCGAAGGAAAGGGCCAGGGTGAAACCTATCCACGGAATGCGCCCGTAGGCGATGACGCTTGCCGCCACGCCGCAGAAGGCCAGAGCTATGGCCGCGCCCTGCGGCCGGGAAAGTTTTTCGCCGAGCAGTACGCGCCCCATGAGCACGTTGAGAAGCGGGGTGATGAAGTATCCGAGGGAGGATTCCACGATCTGCCCGGTGGTGACGGCAAAAAGGTAGATGGTCCAGTTCAGACCGAGCATCACGGCGGCGAAGAACAGGGAAACGAGGGTACGCCTGTTCTGGAAGGCGTTTTTCACGGCGTGCATGTGTCCTTCCGCAAGAAGGACGATGCCGAGGAACGCCACCGTCCATATCATGCGGTGCGCCATGATGGAAACGGGATTCAGCGTGCCGAGCAGGGGCCAGAACAGGACGGCGAAGCCCCAGAGAAGGTGTGCGGAAAGTCCCGCGCCGGTTCCCGCGCAGGAGGCGGAACATTCATGGGAACGGAAGGGCAGAGAAAAGTGCATCATGGGAAGGGCTGTCGAGGTTTTCCGCCGCCCGGAGCCGGAAGCCCGGGCAGGCGCGCCGGAAAAGCAGGGAAGCGCCGTGCGCCTGTATGGAGCAGTCCGCCCTTCCTCGGGGGAAGAGCGGACTGCTGCGGGAAAGACTGCATGTGCAGGGAAGGCTTCGGGACGGACCGGAGCAGCCGGTCCCCGGGCCTTTCCTAGCGGTTGAAGGAACGGGCGTACAGTTCCACGATGGCCCTGCGGCCGTTGGCTTCCAGGAAGCGGGTGCCCGTGGCGGTGAAGCGGGAATGCTTGATGACGGGATCGTCCTTCTTCACCCATTCGTCGTTGATCCAGCGGAACCAGGCATCGCGCTTCTGGTCGAACACGAGCAGGGGCTTGTTGCACAGCTTGGCGAATTCCGCGCCCCAGCCGGTGCCGCCCCTGACGGTCTTGTCATCCTGGATTTCACCGACGACGAGCACTTCGCTGCCGCTGCTCACCTGCCAGCAGATGGACTGGAGGACCTTGCGGAACAGAGGAGCGCGGGTGTATTCGCGGCCCATGAGGCGGGAAACATACGTCATGCTGACGTCTTTGAGCGCCAGTTCGTCCTGAGTGAGCACGCGGACACCGCGCGTACGCTCTATCTGATGGCCTTCAAAGCTGTAGTTGACTTCTTCGATGCCCCATGCTTCGGCCTGGGCCCCAAAGAACTGCTCCGCGCCGGCTGCGCCGCCGCTGAAGAGAACGCACTGTTTCGGATCAAGCATCTGGTCCTCCCAGAATAGATAGTGTTGCTGAAAAGGGTAAATATGGCCCGGAACGGCTCAGTACGCGGGTTCGACCCTGCGGGAACCCGTGGCGCTCACGACGACGCGTACTCTCTGACCGGGGGTGATGTAGGGATCGCTGCCCTGAACGATGACTTCCTCGGCACCGCCGTTGTCGTAACGCACGGTGATCTGAAGTCCCGTCTGCCGGGAGGCGAGATTGCCCGCCCCCGCCCCGGCTGCGCCGCCGAGAAGAGCTCCGCCCACGGTGGCCAGGGTGCGCCCGCTTCCGCTGCCTATGGTGCTGCCGATCACCCCGCCCGCCACGGCGCCGATGACGGCGCCCACGGTCTGCTTCGTGTCGGACTGGCTGTTGATGTTCACTTCCTGCACGTTGGTGGCGGTACCGTAGTAGACGCTGAAGGACTGGCGGGCTTCGCCTGCATTATAGTCGTAACCGCCCAGATGAGGCCCGCAGCCGGGCAGGACGGGCAGCGTTGCGACCATGGCCGCGGCCAGAAGAAAGGCCGCCGGTGAGCGAAAATGCATAAAAGCCTCCTGTGGGGCAGGTTGGAAGCAAGAATGGCTCCATCATAACCAGCTTGTGTGGAATGTCCAGTTAAGATGAAGCCGTATCTGTAAGGGAAAGCCTGCAGCGCAGGGCTTTTTTTCAGGGAAGGGCGAGGCTGAGGGAAAGGCGCTTTCCGAAGCGCGGGCGCGGGGCCTTTTAAATGAAAAACCCCGGCGAACCGGGGAGTGAAAAGCTGCTGATCAGCCCGGGCTATCAGTAGCGGGGGCGGGGAGCGCGAGGCTTCGCTTCATTGACACGCAGGGTACGGCCGCCGAAGCTGGTGTTGTCCAGAGCTTCAATGGCGGCGGCTGCGGCGGGATCTTCCATTTCAACAAAACCAAAACCACGGGCACGGCCGGTTTCACGGTCGTTCACCAGTTTTACGGAGAGCACGGCGCCGTAAGGGGCGAAAAGATTCTGAACCTGCTCTTCGGTGGCGGACCAGGGAAGATTCCCGACATAAATAGACTTGGCCATGAGAAAAACCTCACACAAAAGAAATCTAAAACCCACACCCTGCTCCGGCAAACCGATTGCCCAGAGTGTCTCTCCTGTCTATCAGGTATGCCCCAACGGAAAAAGCAAGTCAATGCGTATTTGGTATTTTTTTCTCATTTATCAGGGGGGATGGAAGAATTTTTTTTGATACTGCCTGCTCCGCGTTGCGCTTCCCTGAAAAAAAGAAAGGAAATAAGGCAAGTGATATCATACGGATATCTTTTTAAAGCCGCGCAACATAAGAAAAGGGAGCGTTTTGCCGCGTTTTTTTGCGGAATCAGGCCTGCCTGCGCTTGAAGAGCTTTTCGAGGTCGGCCTTTTCCAGGGTTACGGCGCAGGGCCTGCCGTGGGGACAGAAATCCGGTTCTTCGGTACGCAGCCACTGCCGCACGAGCTGCATGGCGTCGTCGGGGCTGAGGTGCTGCCCCGCGCGTATGGCCGTGGCGCAGGCGTGATGTATCCATACGGAGGTGAGGTCGTCCACCCGGCCGGAAAGCGCTTCCCGCAGGAAGGCGGAAGCGTCGGAACGCTCCATTTCCGGGGGCATGGCCCGTACCGAGAGACGGTTGCCCCGGCAGGAGGCTTCAAAGCCGAGCCGGGTCAGCGTCTGTTCCAGTTCCAGAAAGCGTTCCTTTTCCGCAGGGTGCAGATCCATTTCCAGGGGAACCAGCAGGGGACGCGCCACCCCCCGCGAGCCGTTTTCACGGAATTTTTCGTAGAAAATGCGTTCGTGCATGGCGTGCTGATCGAGAAGAAGCAGCGTATCGTCGTTCTGCGAGAGCACAAGATAGGTGCGCGCCACCTGTCCCAGATAACGGAAACCCTGAAGCGGGGAAACGTCCGGGCGGGAAGATTCCTTTACCGGTTCGGGTTCAGCCTCGGCCTCCAGTTTGAGGGGAACGGAATCCTTGTTTTCCGGCAGCAGGCGTTCCCGGGCGGGCAGAGGCTTTTCCGCTGTTTCGTCCTTTTTCCGTGCAGAAGGCGCAGCCGGGGAAGGTGCAGGCATGGGCTGCGCTGCGGCAGGCGGTGTGCTGTTTGCCGGATGGGCGGGGTTGGGGAGTCCGGTACGGAAGTCCCGCTCGGGCATGAAGGGTTCGCACAGGCTGTTCTTGACGAACACGACTTCCTCTTCGGGCAGAGGTTGAGGTTTTTGCCGCTTCGGCATGACGCGCACGGCGTCGGCCTCGCCCCAGAAACCCAGCGGACGGACCGGGCGTTCCGCCTGTGCGGGAGCGCTTTTGGCTGCGGGCGCGGAGAAAAGCGCGGACGGGGGAGTGGGAGAAGGCTCTTCAAAGCGCTCCGCAAAGCGTTCCGAGGCAAGAGGAACACCGGCAAGAGCGTGGTTCACGGCGCGCAGTACCGCCGAGAACACGGCCTGTTCGTCGCGGAAGCGTACCTCGTTCTTGGCAGGGTGTACGTTCACGTCCACCTCGGGAGCGGGAAGATCGAGAAAGAGCACGGTCTGCGGGTAGTCGCGGCTGGTGAGCCTGCCCTGATAGGCCTGCCGCACGGCGCGCATGAGCAGCTTGTCGTTCACGGCGCGGCCGTTGACGTAGAAGAGCATTCTGTCGGCACGGGGCTGCGAGGAGCGGGGGTCGGACGTAAGGCCGTAAAGATGCATGTCCGACACATGAATATCGAAGGGGCGCAGCGCGTCCACAATGGCGGGGGGCCACAGCACCCCCATGCGCCGGGCAAGGTTCTGTCCCGCCTCGAAACGTATGACTTCCCGGCCTCCGGCCTTCAGGGTGAAGCCTGCGTCCGTACGGGCAAGGGCGATGCGGGTAAAGAGTTCCTGCGCCTTTTTCTGTTCCGTGGCCGGGCTTTTCAGGAACTTGAGGCGCGCGGGAATGTTGGAGAAGAGTTCGGCCACTTCCACCAGCGTGCCCTGATTGAGCGCTGCGGGAAAAACGGGCTTCATGGCGCCGTAGACGACTTCGATGCAGGCCGCCTCGCCCGTGCTGCCGTCTTCTTCCTGCGGGGCGGATATCATGCGGAAGCGGGATACGGAGGCGATGCTGGGCAGGGCCTCGCCCCGGAAGCCGTAGGAATCGATGTTCAGAAGGTCGCCCATGTCGGCAATCTTGCTGGTGGCATGGCGGGTAACGGCAAGCTCGAGCTGGTCGGCCCCTATGCCCCGGCCGTTGTCCGTGACGCGGATCAGGGTCTGGCCGCCGTTTTCCAGTTCCACGGTGATGCTGGTGGCACCGGCGTCGAGGCTGTTTTCCACAAGTTCCTTGACGACACTGGCCGGGCGTTCCACCACTTCGCCTGCGGCGATCTGGTTGGAAAGTTCCGGCGGCAGCAGGCGTATGGTCTTTTGGGGGGAAGTGTTCATGCGAACCTCGGGAAGGATGTGACGGCACGGCGGAATGCTTGTCTATTTTTCGGATGAATCATGAGAAAGTCAAGGAAGGGGAGTCTGCGGTGCGGCCTTGTCTTCGGGGGCGGGCGCCCTATGCAGGGAAAAGCATGGCGCAGCCCGAAGACCGGAGCGGTGAGGGACAGGGAAGAGGGGAAGACGGCCGGAAGGGCGCGTCAGACGGGAGAGCGGACCTTTCAGGCCGAGGGGGAACGCTTTGCCCGCGGATTCTGCACGCCCATGCGGAGCATACGGAAGTAAAGCTCGCGTCCCACCCAGGCATCGGTGGCGGCGTATTTGATCTGCTGGGGAGTGAGCTCGTGGTTTTCCCAGTTGGAGCATTGGGCGCTTTTGCTGATGCGGAACCCCAGAAGGTTGGCGGCAAGGGTACGCAGGCCCTGAGCCTGAATGCCCCTGGCCCGGGCCATGACGGCCAGATCCACCACGCCGTCGGCCGTGAAGGGATGGATGCGGGCAAGCGCCTTCATGTCGTCGTGAATGGCTACGCCGACCTTCAGCACACGGGGGGAGGAAAGCAGTTCGGCAATGTCTTCGCTGAAGGGCAGATGCGTAAGCTGTATGAGATAGGCCGTTTCCGCCGTGGCAAGCTGTATGAGCGCGGGGCGGCAGGTTTTGCCCTTGGTGAAGGTGGGGCGTGTTTCCGTATCGAAGCCGAGCACAGGCTCCTGCCGGAGCACGTTCAGCGCTTCTGCAAGGGTTTGCTCGTCCTGTACCAGCACCACGGGGCCTTCCCATGCCTGAATGGGCAGGAGATTGATTTCCTCCTTGCTCAGGCACGGCTGAAGAACAACAGGCGAAAGCGCCTGCTTTTTGGACCTGCGGGAAGGGGAAACGGTATCGACGGGCATAATTAAACCTTGCTTGCAAGCCTTATCATGGAAAAACCGGGGGGGCAAGATGCCCGCAGCGGCATGGGA
The nucleotide sequence above comes from Mailhella massiliensis. Encoded proteins:
- the mutL gene encoding DNA mismatch repair endonuclease MutL produces the protein MNTSPQKTIRLLPPELSNQIAAGEVVERPASVVKELVENSLDAGATSITVELENGGQTLIRVTDNGRGIGADQLELAVTRHATSKIADMGDLLNIDSYGFRGEALPSIASVSRFRMISAPQEEDGSTGEAACIEVVYGAMKPVFPAALNQGTLVEVAELFSNIPARLKFLKSPATEQKKAQELFTRIALARTDAGFTLKAGGREVIRFEAGQNLARRMGVLWPPAIVDALRPFDIHVSDMHLYGLTSDPRSSQPRADRMLFYVNGRAVNDKLLMRAVRQAYQGRLTSRDYPQTVLFLDLPAPEVDVNVHPAKNEVRFRDEQAVFSAVLRAVNHALAGVPLASERFAERFEEPSPTPPSALFSAPAAKSAPAQAERPVRPLGFWGEADAVRVMPKRQKPQPLPEEEVVFVKNSLCEPFMPERDFRTGLPNPAHPANSTPPAAAQPMPAPSPAAPSARKKDETAEKPLPARERLLPENKDSVPLKLEAEAEPEPVKESSRPDVSPLQGFRYLGQVARTYLVLSQNDDTLLLLDQHAMHERIFYEKFRENGSRGVARPLLVPLEMDLHPAEKERFLELEQTLTRLGFEASCRGNRLSVRAMPPEMERSDASAFLREALSGRVDDLTSVWIHHACATAIRAGQHLSPDDAMQLVRQWLRTEEPDFCPHGRPCAVTLEKADLEKLFKRRQA
- a CDS encoding 3'-5' exonuclease, coding for MPVDTVSPSRRSKKQALSPVVLQPCLSKEEINLLPIQAWEGPVVLVQDEQTLAEALNVLRQEPVLGFDTETRPTFTKGKTCRPALIQLATAETAYLIQLTHLPFSEDIAELLSSPRVLKVGVAIHDDMKALARIHPFTADGVVDLAVMARARGIQAQGLRTLAANLLGFRISKSAQCSNWENHELTPQQIKYAATDAWVGRELYFRMLRMGVQNPRAKRSPSA